A window of Petrotoga miotherma DSM 10691 genomic DNA:
TATGAGCTTATCTTCTACAGTTAATTTAACCAGAGAATCATCTTTTAACTTCGTATCCCTTATAATTCCCTTTAAGTATTGAATTGGAACTGAGGCAACCCCATCAAACGGAAGGAATTCTTTGGTAATATTTAGATATATCTTCGCACATCCATCTGTCGCATAAATTTTGAGAGCCCTGTCATAATAAAAGTAAGCATTTCTGAAGGAAGGTTCAACGGAACCACAGAATGCGTCAAGAAGTTTTGTAATATTTTTTAATTCACCATAAGTCAACCAACCTTCCATTTATTTCATCCTTTAAATAGTGACATTTGATTTGTTTCTGGCAAGTCTTTCAATACCCCTAATTTCCTTAAAGTCTCCACGTTCGTTCTGTTACACCCACTCTTTGCAGCAAAATCTTCTATGGATTTAAACCCGCTCTCTCTTGATTTAATAATATTTTCTGCAGCTTTTTCCCCTAGATTAGGGACCTTGATAAAAGGCACAACAAGAGAATTTCCATCTATCAAAAACTTTTTTGAATCAGACTTGTTCAAATCAACCATTTTAAAATTATAACCTCTGAGCATCATTTCCAATGCCAACTCTAATACGACCATCTCATTTTTTTTGCGAACATCCAAATCCATATTACGCAGTTCAAATATCCTTTTTTTGATGGCATCTCTACCGGAGAAAATGACTTTTAAGTTGAATTCATCACCTTTGACGGTAAAATACGTAGAATAAAAAGCTAATGGATAATGAACTTTAAACCATGCGATTCTAAAGGCCATACTAACGTAAGCAGCCGCATGAGCTTTTGGAAAGAGATATTTAATTTTTTGACAAGAGATGATAAACCATTCAGGCACTTTTAATTCTTTCATTAGTTCAATGTCTTCTTCGTTGATACCTTTGCCTTTTCTCACCTTTTCCATTATCGAAAAAGCACTTTTGGGTGGAGCGCCTTTGGATAATAAATAATTCATTATATCATCTCTACAAGAAATTACCTCGTCTAAAGTTGCAATCTTCCTGTCGATCCAGTTTTTAGCTATTCCAGCCCATACATCGGTGCCATGTGATAAGCCAGATATTCTTACCAATTCAGAAAAACTCTTTGGCCTTGTGTCTTCCAACATCATTCTGACAAAAGTAGTACCAAACTCCGGGACCCCTAACGTTCCAACGGTTGTACCCAATTCATTTTTTAAGTCTATTTTCAATGCTTTTGTAGAAGAGAATAAACTCAAGGTTTTCTTGTCGTCCATGGGAATAGTCATGGGGTCTACCCCAGTTAAATCAGACATCATTTTAATGAATGTAGGGTCATCGTGCCCGAGTGCATCTAATTTTACAAGATCGTTATGTATTACGTGGTAATCAAAATGAGTAGTTTGAACATTTGATTTATTATCATTGGCGGGGAACTGAATCGGTGTGTAATCGTAAACTTCCTCTTCTTTTGGAACTATCATTAAGCCACCGGGATGTTGTCCTGTCGTTCGTTTTACCCCTGTTATCGCCTTGACTATTCTCATTATTTCACTATTTTTTACTATCCCCTGCTCTTCGCAATATTTTTTAGCGAAGCCAAAGGCAGTTCTATCTGCAATTGTTGATATAGTACCCGCTCGAAAAACATGATCTTCTCCGAACATTTTTTCTATGTATTTATGTGCCATGTTTTGGTAATCTCCAGAAAAATTCAAATCTATATCGGGTATTTTGTCACCTTCAAATCCCATGAATGTTTCAAATGGGATATCTTGGCCATCTTTTTTCATTTTTGCTCCACATTTTTCACATCTTTTATCGACAAGATCATACCCTGAACCTATTTCCTCTTTATCAAAAAACTCCACATTTTTACAACTTGGACATATATAATGAGGAGGTAGAGGATTTATCTCAGTTATTCCCAACATAGTAGCCACCAAAGAAGAACCAACGGAACCCCTGGAACCAACCAAGTACCCATCTTCTAAAGATTTTTGTACGATTTTTTGGGCTATTAGATAAAGTACCGCATAACCATGTTTTACGATGGATTCTAGTTCTCTATTCAATCGGCTTTCAACAATTTCTGGTAAAGGATTCCCATATATTTCATACGCTTTTTTCTTCGCAAGTTCTTCTATCTCTACTTCTGCGTTCTCTATTTTTGGAGGATGAAGTTTGTTACTAAGAGGCTTTATTATTTCTATTTGATCTGCAATCTCATTAGTATTGGTTATGACAATTTTCTCGGCTATTTCTTTATCCCCAAAAATTCTTTGAGCTTCTTCTATCATCTCATCAGTTGTACGCAAATATCTGTGTGCAGAAGAAGTCTTTCTCTTTTCCCCTACTTTTAATGCGTTGTAAAAGATTTGATCTTCTTTATCTAAGTAATGAGCGTTTGAGACCATTACAACTGGCATGTTCAATTCGTTACCAAGATTATATATATCTTGATAGATCTTTTTTAATTGTTCTTCTGAAATAGTTTTATCTGATAAAGCGTCCAATGGGGTTAATTCCAGATAATCGTAAAATTTGGCGATTTCGATAATTTCATCATGAGATCCACCTCTGAGATAGGTCTGAAAGATTTCTCCATCTTCGGTTCCACTACTACCTATCAACAAACCTTCTCTCATTCGGGATAGTTCACTTTTTAAAATCCTGGGTACTCTGTAAAAATATTTTACATGGGCATTTGAAACAAGTTTATAAAGGTTTTTAAGACCGGTTTTGTTTTTGACTAAAATAGTCGTATCGTTCGGTTGGATTCTCTTAAAATCTATGAATTTTTTTAATTTTTCAAGATCAGACAACATTTCCACATTCTGGGATTTTGCCATTTCTATAAGTTTTAAAAACACCAAAGCGGTTATATTAGCGTCTTCATGAGCCCTATGGTGTTCAAAACTACCGAGTTTTAGCTCCTCAACTACCTTAGCCAAGCCATAGCTTTTCAAAGTTAACAAGGATTTTGAAAGGGCTACGGTATCTATATAAGTTTGCTCAAAGTGTTCATTATAAACTCTTCTAACCCATTCCCGTATAAAACGGTAATCAAAAATTGCGTTATGTGCAACTAAAACCGCACCTTCTATGAAACTCAAAAATTGAGGTAGGACTTCCTCTATCGGTTTTTCAACTTCCAGCATCTGATTCGTTATACCTGTGAAATTACTTGTAAAGTTTGAGACAGGTTTTCTTGGCTTCACCAAACGATGAAACTTAGACACGATTTTCATATTCTTTATTTTCACGGCACCAATCTCAATAATTTCGTTCATGGCAGGTTCTAATCCAGTGGTTTCCAAGTCAAAAACAACAAACTCAGTTTCACTTATTTTTTTATCTTTTGTCAGCAAACTTATAATATTTACAAATTCATCAACGACATATGCTTGAATCCCAAAAATTGGTTTAATACCTACTGCGACCGCTTTTTCATAAAATTCTGGAATACTTTGAACAACACCAGAATCAGTTATAGCTACCGCCTTATGGCCCCAATTTTTTATCGTCTTCACTATTTCGCCCACATCGAGTAAACCTTCCATAGCACTTAGTTTTGAATGCAAATGAAGCTCCACCCTTTTTGTGGGGTAGTTATCTTTCCTTTCGAGAGTTTCTTCTTTTAACTTAACTATATTTGTAGGTCTAATTGCAAATTCATGACTAAAAGAATCATAAAAAATGCTTCCTTCAATTAATACGTTATCTCCCTCATCTAATTCATTGTTTAAATTATTAGCCGTTTCAGAAAATGTTTTTACAACCGCGGAACTTTTTTTATCAGTGATATAAAGAGTAGATATAGGACCTTTTTCATTGTACTCTTTGTAAAATATTTTCCCGTTAACTACCACGTTACTTCCTTCATTTGAAGGAAGTAACGATAACGGTTGTGGTACCTTTTTAAAATCCCTTCCCATAATTACGACTCTTTCTGTATCATCTAATTTTTTGGAAATATCTGAATTAGACATCAAGTTACTATCCTCGGTATCAGGCCTGTGATAACTATCATCGATAAAAGTGGGTTTTAAACTTTCATCTATCATGATTTGATAAGGGATTCTGTCACCGAGATATTTAAATAAAATATTATCCAATTCCTCTTTTTCTTTTGTTAGCCTGTTTATTACTATCGGTGAGTACGTTTTAAATACTATTTTGTTTTTTTGGTTATATTCTGGCTTTAAAAGTCTTAGATAATCTTTTAAACGATGATTCATTATCAACTGTTGCCAATTTCTTACGATAAATTCAGGTCCTTCATCATTTGTAAAAGAGATTTTGACTTCTCTCTTGAGAAGTCTACTAAAGAAAAGCTTCAATGAAGCTTCATCGATATCTTTACCTATATCCTGTAAATTGATTTCTGCCTCTTCGTCTTTTACAATGATTTCTCCACTTAGTTCAAAAGGAACAAAACCTACATTTTCCATCAAGAAATTTTTAATATCCTGCATTTTTGAAGCTCCTCCTAAAATTTCCATGACAAAAAGCCGTGGCTAATGCGTCTGCTGCATCATCTGGAGTAGGTGTCTTTTCCAACTTCAATAATAATTTTAAAGTCCTTTGAATCTGTCCTTTTTCAGCCCTTCCATATCCTGTAACAGCCTGTTTTATCTGAAAAGGTGTGTATTCATAAATTGGTATATTTTCTTTTTCTAAACAAAGTAGTATAACACCTCTAGCCTCTCCTACCTGTATGGCGGTTGCAACGTTTTTAAAGAAGTACAATTTTTCTACAGCAGACTCATCAGGCTTATAGGTTTCTATTAAGTTTCTAAGCTGTTCGTCTATGTTCAGTAACCTTTTGGGAAGTTCGTCTTCTTTGCTGGTGTATATTACACCATAATCAATTAAGTTGAACATGTTACCTTTTTTTTCAAGGACGCCGTATCCTATCCTTCCGTAGCCTGGATCTATTCCCAAAATTACCATTAAAGCACACTCCAAATACATTCAATTTCTTCTATTTCTTTGGGGATTTCTCTGGACAAGTTTTCGCATCCATTCTCAGTTATTAGAAGATCATCTTCTATGCGAACGCCGATACCCTCTTCTTCTATATAAAGGCCTGGTTCATTGGTAATAACCATTCCTGGTTTTAAAGGAATATTCTTATCTCCTACGTCATGGGTATCCAAACCTAAAAAGTGACTCACAGAATGAAAGTAATATTTTGAAAGTTCTTCATCGGTTTTAATCAATCCTATTTTTTTACAACTTTCTGCTAACGATTTCTTAGCAATTTCATTCAATTCAAAAAGGGTCAAACCTGGTTTTACTTGTGACTGAACTTCTT
This region includes:
- a CDS encoding PolC-type DNA polymerase III, which encodes MQDIKNFLMENVGFVPFELSGEIIVKDEEAEINLQDIGKDIDEASLKLFFSRLLKREVKISFTNDEGPEFIVRNWQQLIMNHRLKDYLRLLKPEYNQKNKIVFKTYSPIVINRLTKEKEELDNILFKYLGDRIPYQIMIDESLKPTFIDDSYHRPDTEDSNLMSNSDISKKLDDTERVVIMGRDFKKVPQPLSLLPSNEGSNVVVNGKIFYKEYNEKGPISTLYITDKKSSAVVKTFSETANNLNNELDEGDNVLIEGSIFYDSFSHEFAIRPTNIVKLKEETLERKDNYPTKRVELHLHSKLSAMEGLLDVGEIVKTIKNWGHKAVAITDSGVVQSIPEFYEKAVAVGIKPIFGIQAYVVDEFVNIISLLTKDKKISETEFVVFDLETTGLEPAMNEIIEIGAVKIKNMKIVSKFHRLVKPRKPVSNFTSNFTGITNQMLEVEKPIEEVLPQFLSFIEGAVLVAHNAIFDYRFIREWVRRVYNEHFEQTYIDTVALSKSLLTLKSYGLAKVVEELKLGSFEHHRAHEDANITALVFLKLIEMAKSQNVEMLSDLEKLKKFIDFKRIQPNDTTILVKNKTGLKNLYKLVSNAHVKYFYRVPRILKSELSRMREGLLIGSSGTEDGEIFQTYLRGGSHDEIIEIAKFYDYLELTPLDALSDKTISEEQLKKIYQDIYNLGNELNMPVVMVSNAHYLDKEDQIFYNALKVGEKRKTSSAHRYLRTTDEMIEEAQRIFGDKEIAEKIVITNTNEIADQIEIIKPLSNKLHPPKIENAEVEIEELAKKKAYEIYGNPLPEIVESRLNRELESIVKHGYAVLYLIAQKIVQKSLEDGYLVGSRGSVGSSLVATMLGITEINPLPPHYICPSCKNVEFFDKEEIGSGYDLVDKRCEKCGAKMKKDGQDIPFETFMGFEGDKIPDIDLNFSGDYQNMAHKYIEKMFGEDHVFRAGTISTIADRTAFGFAKKYCEEQGIVKNSEIMRIVKAITGVKRTTGQHPGGLMIVPKEEEVYDYTPIQFPANDNKSNVQTTHFDYHVIHNDLVKLDALGHDDPTFIKMMSDLTGVDPMTIPMDDKKTLSLFSSTKALKIDLKNELGTTVGTLGVPEFGTTFVRMMLEDTRPKSFSELVRISGLSHGTDVWAGIAKNWIDRKIATLDEVISCRDDIMNYLLSKGAPPKSAFSIMEKVRKGKGINEEDIELMKELKVPEWFIISCQKIKYLFPKAHAAAYVSMAFRIAWFKVHYPLAFYSTYFTVKGDEFNLKVIFSGRDAIKKRIFELRNMDLDVRKKNEMVVLELALEMMLRGYNFKMVDLNKSDSKKFLIDGNSLVVPFIKVPNLGEKAAENIIKSRESGFKSIEDFAAKSGCNRTNVETLRKLGVLKDLPETNQMSLFKG
- the ruvC gene encoding crossover junction endodeoxyribonuclease RuvC → MVILGIDPGYGRIGYGVLEKKGNMFNLIDYGVIYTSKEDELPKRLLNIDEQLRNLIETYKPDESAVEKLYFFKNVATAIQVGEARGVILLCLEKENIPIYEYTPFQIKQAVTGYGRAEKGQIQRTLKLLLKLEKTPTPDDAADALATAFCHGNFRRSFKNAGY